TCCCCACCAATCTCTGCAGTTACGTATTTCCCCACCAACCCTTCATACACATCCATCTTATGTTCTTACATCAGAAACCTTCGCTTCACAAACCCCCAAACCCCAAAACCCTTATTCATAGTCGCCCCGACGAACTTTTCCCACATCcaagcttcaatcttttgctccaaaatccaTGCCCTGCAAGTGAGAATCCGCAGTGGGGGTCACGACTATGATGGCCTCTCTTATGTGTCTGAACTTCCGTTCATCATCATCGACATGTTTAGTCTTCGATCTATAAGTATCGACATAGAAGATGAGAGTGCTTGGGTTGAGTCTGGTGCGACACTCGGTGAAGTTTATTACAGAGTTGCAGAACAGAGCAAGATCCATGGCTTCCCAGCTGGTGTTTGCCCAACTGTTGGGGTTGGAGGGCACTTGAGTGGAGGCGGATATGGTAATATGATGAGAAAGTATGGCCTTTCTGTTGATAATATAATTGATGCTTTAATTGTTGATGTTAATGGAAGAATTTTAGATAGACAGTCAATGGGAGAAGACCTTTTTTGGGCTATTAGAGGTGGAGGCGGAGCTAGCTTTGGTGTGATTGTTTCTTGGAAAATCAAATTGGTTTCCGTCCCGGAAATTGTTACTGTTTTTAGAGTCGAGAGGACTTTAGAACAAGGCGCCACCGACATTGTTCATCGGTGGCAATATGTTGCTGATAGAATTCATGAAGACCTTTTCATTAGGGTGGTTGTGATGCCAGTGAATAAGAAGGTACATCAGACAGTGAAAGCCAAATTTGTGGCATTGTTTCTAGGAAATGCAGAAAGGCTTCATGCTTTGATGGATGAGAGCTTACCCCAATTGGGTTTGAAGGATGAGGATTATACCGAAATGAGCTGGATCGAATCGGTTTTGTATTGGTCTAATTACGCAATTGGAACTCCCGCTGATGTGTTGCTTGAAAGacaagaaaaatcaaataagTTTCTGAAGAAGAAATCTGATTATGTCCAAGAGCCAATGTCGAAGGCAGGTCTTGAAGGACTTTGGAACAAAATGATGGAACTGAAAAAGCCAGTGCTAACATTCAATCCCTATGGAGGAAAAATGAGCGAAATTTCAGAGCTCGAAACCCCGTTTCCACATAGAGCAGGAAATGTGTACAAAATCCAGTACTCGGTGAATTGGAAAGAAGAGGGTGTGGAGGCTGCAGATAGAAATATTGATCTGATAAGAAGGCTTTATGAGTTTATGACTCCTTATGTCTCAAAGTCACCAAGGTGTTCATATCTGAATTATAGAGATGTTGACTTGGGTACAAATGGAAAGGGCAATGCAAGCTACTCAGAAGCTAGGGTTTGGGGGAGAAAATACTTCAATGGGAATTTTGACAGATTGGTACAAGTGAAGACTGCAGTAGATCCAGGAAACTTTTTTACTTATGAACAAAGTATTCCATCTCTTACAGCTTGGGAGGGTAAAATGGCTGAGTAATGGCTGCTTTGtttatactctctctctctatctctctctctctctctctctctctctctctctatatatatatatatatatatatatatatatatatatattacttaTCGATTGGATTGTGAAGTTGTAAAGATCAAGAAATGAGTATTTATTTCTGATAAAGATATTGTGGATGGCATTAAGATTTAAGACAATATTAGTGCGCAGTAAACTTTTCTACAAAGATTGGGTTGCGTTCAATTTGGGCCAGAGCCCTATCAGTCTACTAGGCTTCAAGCCCAACACAAATGCTCATATTTGATGTACTCCTCTAATTTTTCACTCTCAGCCATTGTCTTGTTTCTATATTAAATGCATAACATGTTGAAGGAAGAAATAAAGAACAATTGTGTCGAACTTGAAAATAGAAAATGGATTGCTCAAGAAGCTTATCCATTCTAATTTCCTCCAAAATGAgagaaatagaaagaaagaaaaaagtttacCCTGTGTTTAATCCAATACATATGATTCTGTTTTGTGAGACAGTCGAACGATACAAGTGGCCCGGCTTGTTCATCTGCCTGTATTAGACATAAATAATAACCTTATGCCTGTTATATATCGAAATAGTTGtgttatattatataataagaAAAGCCGAGAGAAAAACCATCCCAGTGAAAATAAAGACGAATGGAATTTCCGTCACATAGCTAGCTAGTTGCTCAGCTTGAAATCCAACGCTAGTTCCTCACATTGCACTGAATTTTCGCCCTTTGCAGATGCCACTGAATTTCCTCACATTATAGGTTTTCCGGGAAGTTTGGTTCATTTTTCCGAGGGATTCTCTATGTATATAAAGGTTATGATTCTATCAAATCCAGATaataaaaagaattacaaaccctaaCACCGGTGGAGCCACATTAAAGGCTACCTGGGCTGTAGTCCAGGTAGCTTTcggtagaaaataaaattttacatgtaatcTTTATGATAGCCCacctaatgaaaattttctagcTCCGCCATTGAACCCTAATTAAATATCCAAGTTaagttatttgaaaattttgattaacAAATGAAACAATAGGATCAGTAAAATATCTATATTACACCAAGGCGCCAACCAAAATAATTTGGTATGACATTCATCATTCATGGAATTCAAACCTTAGACTTCTTCACAATGAAGAGAAATATAGCTAAATCATAGTGTTAATTGCAGGCAAATCATTAATTGAACATGAAAATATGGCATATAAGCCAACAAGGGTTGATTGAGTAGATAAGGATCATTCTATTCGCTAGGCCAAAGGACTAAGTTCAAGTCTCGCTGCCGGCAATACCTCTTGATGCGCAAtctgtaaaaacaaaaaaatggctAAGATCTCATCTGTAAATTCTCAAAAAGGCTTATAATATGCCATGACCTAAGATGTGAGGTAGCCTCCCCTCCTtcctaaacttttttttttctcacaaagAAAAATGACATATAAAAGGAAATTCTTATTGCAAGTGGAAACACAAACTTTCCTAGaaagttcaaattcaaattcttaGTGGAAACGGACTTACATTGCAGCTTTGCACCTAAAAGGGTTTAAAGAAGTGACGAACTGGAATCAAAGTAAGAAGTACTTGTAAACAAGGCTCTCTATACCAAATTAGACAACTAACAAACTGCAAAAGATGTTATCAtgttaaagaatgaacttacaATGTATACCAAACTTGccatgtttaattatttttctatgGTTTGGTGTGTTAGATGCGAAGATTGAAGAAAAGCTTGGAGAAATTGAAGACAAATTTGTAGAGATTGCAGAGAAAGGAGAGCTCGAGAGTTTGGAAGAATAAAATGTATTTCTTGATGATGAAGTAATCTTACACATCAGCTATATATATTGCTTTCTTACACAACTTGTAATAGAAGCTAAGTCTATGGATAATATTCTCTCCTAACTTCCTTAACCACTTTTAAAAACTTATAACAACTTTGTAACAATCCTTATAACTACCTACTTTATCTATTGACAAGTGGCAATAGCTAGACCCTTGATATATCTTGACTTCGATCCTTAGCTTTGTCGTCATGCTTGAGGGAATTGAGCATGAGATTGCCATAGTGTTGTTGAAACAAGGGTGCAGACAGTCCCCTATTAAGTATATCAGAAGAAACATGTTGCACATGGAGGTCTCCTCTAGTGACTCTTTCTCTGACAAAGTGATAATTTATCTCAATGTGTTTGGACTTATCATGAAAAACATATGATTAATGGATAAAACAATAGCTGAGACTTTATCACAGTGGATCATTGGTTGTAGAAAAAGAGAAACATAAGGGTTATAGAACAACTGCCTAATCCAAGCAATTTCTGCAGCTGTGATTGCAAGGACCCTATATTTAGCCTCTGTTGAAGATCGTGAAACAACGTGCTGCTTCTTTAATGCCCATGAAGTAGGATTCGAACCAAGAAATAGCACAACCTCTGAGGTTGATCTTCGGTCGTTTGGGGTCACCAGCCCAATCTATATCACTATATGATTGTAAATGCACAGGACGTGGTTTAAAATGAATACTATACATGGAAGTGCCCTTGAGGTATTTGAGAATCCTCTTTACTGCAATGACATGAGATTCCATAGGGTTATGCATGAATTAACAAGCTTGATTCATAGAAAAGGCTATGTCAAGCTTGATTCATAGTGACCCATTATATGATAGACATGGAGTAACGCATGGTTTACAATCATGCAAGTCGACTCTGACAATTAACTCATTCACATACTTTGATTATGACATAAACAACCCTTTTGGTGTATTACTAATATGTAAAAGgttgtacccagtgcacaaggctcccgctttacacagggtctgggagaggtgaatgtcggctagccttacccccattttatggagaggctgctctcaagtctcgaacccgagacctaccgctcatgggcgaaggcacttgccatcgcaccaagtcgttcatttcaaatttcatagTAAGCTCTATAATCACATGTGATATTAACTGAAAAGACCTACCAGTTAGaatcacatcatcaacataaagaagCAGCACACCAATGCATTTTGAATAGTGCATGCTGGACAGACAAAGATGGATCAGCTTGAGAAGCTTTGAACCCCAATTCTGGTAAAAAGCTAGTGAACCTCTTATTCAAGATTCTTGGAGCTTGCTTGAGTCCATATATTGACTTTTGAAGCCCACAGACATAATTGGATGGATTTTGTGAACTTTGAAAATCTAGAGGCTTCTCCATATATACTTCTTCATGAAGAATGCCATGTAAAACATCCACTTACCTGAGTGGCCACTTGAATTGAGTAGCTAAAGCAATGATTAGTCTAATGAAAGTGCTCCAACTACACTTCCATATTGAACAAGGCTATGACATGGTTTACCACCATCTTTAAGTAACCTGTTATATGGTAGACATGGAGTAGCACATGGTTTACAATCCTGCAAGTCAACTGTGTCAATCAACTCATTCACATACTTTGATTGTGACACAAACAACCCTTCTGGTGTATTACTGATCCGTAAGCCAAGAAAATAGTGCAGTGTGCCCAAGTCGTTCACTTCAAATTTTGTAGTAAGCTCTATAATCACATGTGATATTAACTAAGAAGAACTACCAGTTAGaatcacatcatcaacataaagaagCGGTACAACAATGCCTTTTGAAGAGTGCATGCTGGACAGACAAATATAGATCAACTTGAGAATGTTTGGACCCCAATGCTGGTAAATAGCTAGTGAACCTCTCATTCTAGACTCTTGgagcttgcttaagtccatataaTGACTTTTGAAGCCTACAAATTGTGAACTTTGAAAACCTAGAGGTTGCTCTATATATACTTCTTCCTAAAAGAATGCCATGTAAAAATGGATTTTTTACATCCAATTACTTGAGTGGCCACTTTGATTGGGCAGCTAAAGCAAAGATTAGTCTAATGGTTGTTGGCCTAACCATATGACTAAAGATTTCCTCATAGTCTACACCCTCTTCTTGGCTATAACCCTTTGCTACAAACCTCGCTTTGTACCTTGCCACAAATCCATCTGCATTCTTCTTAACTCTGTAAACATATTTTCACCCAACTAGGTTCTTATCATGTGGAAGAGGAACTAGAGACCACCTATTCTTAGAGTACAAGGCATCAATTTCTTCCTTCACTACATCCTGTCATTTTGGTACTTTTGATGCAGCTTTGAATGTTTTTGGTTCTAAGGTAGGTGATTGAGAGGAACCAACACTAGCTAAGAAAGCCTTCCTGATATCATTCTTGGACCTTGTTTGCATAGGATGCACATTCATTGGGGGATAGGAAGAACAATGTGAAGTTGTTCAAGTTGAAAATCAAGGTCCACAGGGACAAGATACATTCATTAGGATTGGAAAAGTATGTCATTAATCTAAACCAACAAAATCTGAGGCATATTCACTGATTCTGTGGTCGGAGAGAATTGAAAAAGTATGTCATTAATCTAGATACGTGTGTTTCCAAAAAATCTGAGGCATATTCGCTGATTCTGTGGTTGGAGAGAATTGAAAAAGTATGTCATTAATATTTCTAAATATTCAGAAGAGAATGTGTAGTGGGAAGACAAAGTTTATATGACTTTGTTAAGTCAATCCTTTTTattaaagcagtggtcccttGATTTGAAATGTCCAAAACTTAGGTTAGGCTCCATCCCCTTCGCCCACTGAATCGACACTATGTATGATCATTGACCTAGCTAGTGCTAAATAATGCTGCAATGCTTATCTCCAAAAACTGCACTCAGAATCTCAACACGACAGACTATTTTCTTTAGCATTTATCTTTTAAAAGGTTTGCTACAAAACGATTAATAGGTTTCTGGATTGTAGTTAAGAACAATTATAAATTAGAGGCGGCAAGTAtaataaagttaaaaaaatttccttgTACAATGTAGAAATTTTGAACTATGTTCTGGAAGTTCCGCGTTAATCatccattttattttaaaaaaatttgatgtgctTTTTAATAAAAGATTGCATGAGTACAAGTGTTCTTAGCTAGATCAATATTTTTAAAGGCTGGTTTGGTAtcgatgtgctttgaaaaaaagctgattctgctatgttgtgagaataagtaactgtgaaataaaacagcagagtgtttggtaaacttttttgtaaaagtgcttttgaaaaaaaaaagcagtattatattgtttggtaaacttttatgtaaaacagatgtgaaaaaaagccagtttttcaaagctgggttttgcagctttgtgtttttagcttttttcacccaaaactgtgaaaaaaaactgaagctgaatgtttaccaaacacaaaaaagctcccATCTTTTTTTATACCCCTTTTTTTCAGAATCATCTCAGTACCAAATCAGGCCTAAATTTTATCATTGTTTAGGTCTATTGAAACTGCTTACATTTAATAACCACGAGCTGATGGCCCAGTAGTAAAAGGCGGATTACGAGGCTTCCTTAAGACTAAAAAGTGGAGGTCTCGGGTTTGAAACTTGATGCAGGTGTAGAAGCCAGACTGGTGGCCAGGGAAGGTTGAAATGTCTCTGTGAGTCTTCTCGGCCCCCGAAAGGAGTGGATAATCGTGGCTTGCTACCAGTTGTCCtcttttttaagaaaaacaaaaaaaataaaaaataaaaaataaaaaacaaacaaactgcGTACATCTAATATGAATTCAATCTCATGTCATTTTGGCATTATAGTCTAATGGTAATTTTCTCTATTTAGTCTTATGTCAACTCATGTGGATGACGAGTTCGATACTAAATTATTTTAGCAGGTCAACTGTTTAGCTTAaggtattattttttaataacacaatatatttacattaaAGAGTGATGAAATTACGTTGGTGTTGAGGTCATTCACAAGATTCAAATCTaaaacatctcacttacaaatgaaaaaaaatatcattaaattGTAATACTAAGTCGTTTTAATGACATACGTAATCGATGATTAATGTTACAGTCATCTAGATGCATACCGACCATAATAAGCGCATGTTACCTGTACCTACAACTGAACAACTACATAGGGATATGCATGCATTTCGTTATCAAGACAAAGCATTCTCAGTTGGAAAAATCAAAACGAGGAATTTTTTAATATAGGTGAACTTGTTTGACATAAATGCGTATGGTCCAAAGTTGGAacatttttctttccttctaaAAGTTGAGTTATAAAAATTTGTTAATTATACCCAGAATAACTGACATATTTACTAACATATCCACTTTGGTATGCTCCAAGGTTTTAATAGTTTTGTAAGTGATAAAATAACCTGCGATAATTGTCATTACATGCTGTCTATATATCTTCTTATGTAGTATTTAAACAATAGGTCGAGATTCGAGAAAAGGTCCATTCTCTTACAAATGTTTAATTCATAAAGTTTCACGGGATATAATATTATGCAATAATTGCAGGCCAAATGGGCAAATAATATGACCTAACCAATAACCAATTTTATgcaattgaaaaaaatattttacatttaGGGTTAAACTCTATCATCTAATACAACTTATCTGTCttgtaataattatttttacttGTATGTCAGATATTTCATTTTCCCCTGAAAACAATCTCTATGATTCTAAAACTATTATCGTTGATTCGTATCTCCCTGTTTGTAAAACAATAACTAAAGCCTGAACAGCTACTCCGACATAGCCCTTTTCTAAATCTTGGgtttagtatttttatttttttctaacaAATCATgggtttgtttttgtctttgagAAAGGTCCAAAACTCTGACTTTCTTAAAAATGGGCATAAtatcttgataattatttttctttctaaaagtTCCTTAAAACAATTTCACCGATTTAACAGGAAGGTACGATTTTTTTCTGTGAATTATGTGTATTTTGTAGGACTAGGAATCttcaatttgattttagtttGATTTTTCCCATTAAAACCttcaatttaaaacaaaataaaagtcaATAATATTAAGTCAAATTATAAACCATGTAAAAGTCAAAATGGACCCAATTTCAGTGTGCTTGAACCACACAAAAATGGAAAAGGAATCTTGAGATCTGAGGGATTCCATGATTGTAACtgtttattgtatatcgtgcggtcagttttcattagatactatttatatttatttttatttttaaaattttaaataatttctgaccacaCGATTTATTATAAACGATCACGATcacgaaacaaaaaaaattcctacGAAGATCGTTTTCCCACAAAAATATGACATTCATGATTAATCCCACCGGCACCGAGTTTTAGGAAAAGTATGATACCTGAGATCTGTATGAATGATTGGTACGGCAAACCAGATTACTttcctaaaagtttccattgaATTTTCTACTCAGCAGTCACACCATGAAAGAAAATtttctataaattttttttatgaagggTTGTCAAATGGTTACAATATTtagtaatcaaattttaatataaagGTAATTTGCGCAAgcaaacaataataataatcccTTAATTGGCTACCACAAATGCATACAACTAGCACAAACATTGGCAAGTCAAACATGCCACAAAGACAGCAGACGCAACAGACCCACACCGGATACacgtaatgtttttttttttttttaattagaacaATAATGTCAGCATTGCTATCATGGGAAAAGATATTATTGTGAAAATATATTAAAGAAAAAGTAAAGATACAATAAGTTAAAGGGTACATAAAGCCAAACCCTAACAAGAAGAAGAGAATTattagaaacaaaaaattaattaagagaACTTCTAAGAGAAATGAAAATTTGGAAACCCTGAAAAATTATGAGCAAAAGATGCAACTACACACGTCAGACAAGAATCCCACCAATGAATGCCAACATGATCAACACCATAGTTTTCCAAACAATTTGTCACCTGATTTCCTTCACGATGAGAAAACGAACATGCATGGAAGAGAGGATGACAATTTGCCCAATCACTCTGCCACTTGATTTCCTTTGCGATAAATGTAAGGGATACACGTAATGTCACCGCTACACAAGTGAGACCACATCAAGTCATCGCTAACAACCGAAGTCACACCAAACTCATTTCTTGCAAGCGAGATCACATTAAAATTATCACTCACAAGCGGTGTCACATCACTCACTAAACGAGACATTACTCGTTGGATGTGGTCCCTGTTCTAAAAATCGCCGCCTAACGAAATAAAACGAAATAcacttttaatattttaatctcGAATCCAATAACAAAGAATTAGTTTATCTAAGTGTCCAGTATTCAAGCGAGGACTCCACATGCCATAAAATAAGAGGAACACGAAAAAAATATTCTTTCCAACACTTAATATTATAACAttaaaatattgcttgaatacccgatacttaaaaaaaaatctctccaaaaaAGACCATGAATTATTAGTCATAATAAGTGACCAACAAAATGAGAATTACAATTTCAATTACAAAAAAGAAGTGATTTttcttcaaagaaaaaaatagtgCGCGGAAATAAGAATAAACGAGTGCAAATACTATTCCCACACGGGGGCGCTGGTGCCTCTCTGTCCATATAAAAGAGGACCAAAACCCTTACAAACATCCAACAAATTTAACAAAACCGATGAGAGACGCAATGCCGAGGATTCTTAAACTTCTTATTTCGCTTGTCTTTCTTCAAGCTTCTGCTTCATGGGCAGCTTCGGATTCTGTCTATGACAGCTTCCTCCAATgcctaaaaaccaaaacaaactcAGCCAACACATCCCAATTATCCAACATAGTCTATGCCCGAAACAACCCTTCATATACACCAGTTTTACAAGCCTACATCAGAAACTCCAGGTTCAACAAAACCTCCACCCCAAAACCACTCCTCATTGTCACACCCTTAACTGAATCCCATGTCCAGGCCTCCGTCCTCTGCGCCAAGCTCGCCGGTTTACAGCTCAAAATCCGAAGCGGCGGGCACGATTATGAGGGCATTTCTTACTGGTCTAGCCAGAAATTTATTGTTCTTGACATGTTTAATCTCAGGTCGATCAAGGTGGACATTAAGGACAACTCCGTTTGGGCTCAGTCCGGCACTACGCTCGGAGAGTTGTACTATAGGATTTGGGAGCAGAGTAAAGTCCATGCCTTTCCGGCGGGGATTTGCCAACTGGTTGGTGTTGGTGGGCACATAAGTGGTGGCGGATATGGTAACTTGTTGAGGAAGTATGGTCTTGCTGTTGATAATGTCCTTGATGCTCAGATTGTCAATGCCAAAGGCGAACTTCTCGACCGAAAATCGATGGGGGAGGACTTGTTTTGGGCTATTaaaggaggaggtggaggaagcTTTGGTGTCATTATTTCGTACAAGTTGAAATTGGTTTCTGTCCCGGAAGTTGTTACAATTTTTCGGGTTGAGAAAACGTTGGAGCAGAATGCAACCGCCCTCGTTTCTCGGTGGCAGGAGGTGGCGCCGACGACGGATGATGGGCTGTTTTTGAGGCTGTTGTTGCAGCCTGTGAGTTCTAAAGTGAAGAAGGGGGAAAAGACTATTAGAGCCTCAGTTTTGGCCGAGTTTTTAGGCAATGCTGATCAGCTTGTGAAATTGTTGGGTGAGGAGTTTCCTGAATTGGGGTTGAAGAAGGAGAATTGTACTGAGATGAGCTGGATTGAATCCGTCCTCTGGTGGGCGAATTTCGACATTGGAACCTCTCCCAAGGCGTTGCTTGACAGAATGCCAAACGATGCAAATTTCTTGAAGAGGAAGTCTGATTATGTCCAAACCCCGATTTCAAAGGACGGGTTGGAGTGGCTATGGAAAAAAATGATCGAGCTAGGGAAAACAGGACTTGTTTTCAATCCGTATGGTGGGGAAATGAGCCGGATTGCACCATCCGAGACGCCTTTTCCCCACCGTGCCGGAAACTTGTACAAAATTCAGTACTCGGTGAACTGGGAGGATGCAGGGGAAGACTTGGAGAAGAACTACACCACACAAAGCAAGAGGCTTTTCAGTTACATGACCCCATTTGTGTCAAAGAATCCAAGAAGTGCTTTTCTGAACTATAGAGACCTTGACATTGGTGCTACTTCAACTGGGGCTCCTACTTATGAAGAAGGAAAGGTTTATGGAGTGAAGTATTTCAATGACAATTTCGATAGGCTGGTGAAGGTGAAGACCGCCGTCGATCCAGAAAATTTCTTCTACAACGAGCAAAGCATCCCAATCCTTCCAAGAAAAGAATCGGAGAGCATAGGAAGTTGATACAAAAGCATGGATTTTTGGTTGTTGATTGATCATAGATTCATTGGAGTAAGTTAAAAAGATTAAATTATTATGAAAAGGTTAAATTATTGGGTTATTTTGATTCAGTTCTTGTCACAGTGAATATATACAATGTGTTTTTACTTTTATCCTGCTCCAGATTaatattttggttttggatttatGAGAGATTGTGACATGTATAAGAAAGTTGAAACAATGTCATTTATTCTAGTTAAAGGCTGTCTTGACCATTTCATTTCTGCCTTCCGTAATGGTGGGAGTTCGCTTGCTGTGAATGTCATTTTCATTGGATTAGTTTATCTCAGAGAGGACTAGTCTcattcggaaaaaaaaaaaaaaaaaaaaaaaaaaagagagttgAATTGAAAGGAAGTTATTCTTGCACTCTGtttttgcatgaaaaaaaatGGATAAGGAGAAAACGAAAATGTGAAAATTTTAAAGAACTATTGCTTAtgactaattttttattttattttatttgaaaagTACGTCTAATTGGATTAAACCATC
This genomic interval from Malus domestica chromosome 05, GDT2T_hap1 contains the following:
- the LOC114824985 gene encoding berberine bridge enzyme-like 8, giving the protein MVFNLTNPNSDFMETPATSAVLPLGFFLLLHVSMAASDPNPTQDTFLQCLSKFSQDSSPPISAVTYFPTNPSYTSILCSYIRNLRFTNPQTPKPLFIVAPTNFSHIQASIFCSKIHALQVRIRSGGHDYDGLSYVSELPFIIIDMFSLRSISIDIEDESAWVESGATLGEVYYRVAEQSKIHGFPAGVCPTVGVGGHLSGGGYGNMMRKYGLSVDNIIDALIVDVNGRILDRQSMGEDLFWAIRGGGGASFGVIVSWKIKLVSVPEIVTVFRVERTLEQGATDIVHRWQYVADRIHEDLFIRVVVMPVNKKVHQTVKAKFVALFLGNAERLHALMDESLPQLGLKDEDYTEMSWIESVLYWSNYAIGTPADVLLERQEKSNKFLKKKSDYVQEPMSKAGLEGLWNKMMELKKPVLTFNPYGGKMSEISELETPFPHRAGNVYKIQYSVNWKEEGVEAADRNIDLIRRLYEFMTPYVSKSPRCSYLNYRDVDLGTNGKGNASYSEARVWGRKYFNGNFDRLVQVKTAVDPGNFFTYEQSIPSLTAWEGKMAE
- the LOC114824986 gene encoding berberine bridge enzyme-like 21 — its product is MRDAMPRILKLLISLVFLQASASWAASDSVYDSFLQCLKTKTNSANTSQLSNIVYARNNPSYTPVLQAYIRNSRFNKTSTPKPLLIVTPLTESHVQASVLCAKLAGLQLKIRSGGHDYEGISYWSSQKFIVLDMFNLRSIKVDIKDNSVWAQSGTTLGELYYRIWEQSKVHAFPAGICQLVGVGGHISGGGYGNLLRKYGLAVDNVLDAQIVNAKGELLDRKSMGEDLFWAIKGGGGGSFGVIISYKLKLVSVPEVVTIFRVEKTLEQNATALVSRWQEVAPTTDDGLFLRLLLQPVSSKVKKGEKTIRASVLAEFLGNADQLVKLLGEEFPELGLKKENCTEMSWIESVLWWANFDIGTSPKALLDRMPNDANFLKRKSDYVQTPISKDGLEWLWKKMIELGKTGLVFNPYGGEMSRIAPSETPFPHRAGNLYKIQYSVNWEDAGEDLEKNYTTQSKRLFSYMTPFVSKNPRSAFLNYRDLDIGATSTGAPTYEEGKVYGVKYFNDNFDRLVKVKTAVDPENFFYNEQSIPILPRKESESIGS